The sequence TTATAAGGTGATGAGATATGGCGAGAATCCTGAATATATAGTGGACTTTGTGGAGACACCTCAGGCAGATGCGCCATTTGGAGCACGTGGATTTGCTGAGCATGGGATAATAGCTATTCCAGGAGCATTTGCTAATGCTATTTCTCGAGCTACGGACTATGAATTTGATAAATTGCCTATTACACCAGAAGAAATTTGGAAGGCTAAGACTGGAGGAAAATATGATACCCTTTGATTTTGATTACTATAAACCAGAAACAATTAAAGAAGCTGTTCAATTATTTATTGAATTAAGTTACAAGGGAAAGCAGCCGTTATACTATGGTGGAGGTACTGAAATAATAAGCATGGCGAGAGCCTGTAATGTGTACACTGAAGCTATAATTGATATAAAAGGAATTTCAGAATGCAACATTCAAGAAATAAGGAATAATAAATTGATTTTAGGTTCAACTGTTACTCTTACACAAATTGCTGAAGCAAATTTATTTCCCTTGCTTTCATTAGCTGTACAAAGAATAGCAGATCATACTATACAAGATAAAATAACTCTTGGAGGAAATATAGCAGGTACAATTATTTATAAGGAAGCAGTTCTACCTCTTCTAGTTGCTAATAGTCAAGTAGTTATTGCAACTTCAAATGGTACTAAGCAGGTTCCACTGAAAGAAGTATTTCATAAAAAAATAAGGCTTAATGGCGGAGAATTTATAGTTAACTTCATAGTGGATGAAAAATTTTTATCTCTACCTTATTTGCACGTTAAAAGAACAAAGAGTGATAAGATTGATTATCCATTAATTACTCTTGCAGCATTAAAAGATGAAAAGAAAATAAATATAGCTTTTAGTGGGGTATGTGACTATCCTTTTAGATCCGCACTAATTGAGGAGTATTTAATTGAATCAAGCTTGCCATATAAAGAGAGAATAAACAAAATAGTAGAGAGTCTTCATGATTCCATATTGAGTAATTTAGCTGGGTCTGCTGATTTTAGAAAATTTATGCTGCAAAAAATGCTTATGGAAGTTATAGAAAAGTTGGAGGGATAGGTAATGCAAAAAATCTCAGGCAAAACAATAATAATTTTAAATGTAAATGGAGAAGAAAAAGAAGTTGCAGTAAAGCCCTCTGATATTTTGTTGAATACACTTCGAAACGAATTGGGACTTACAGGAGCTAAGCCAGGTTGTGAAAATGGAGATTGTGGTTCGTGCACAGTGCTTGTGGATGGCTGGCCAATAAAATCTTGTTTGATGTTAACGGTTGAAGCAATAGGAAAAAAAATATTAACTGTAGAGGGCTTGGAGGATGCACCAACTCAAATGGCTTTTGTACATAATTGGAGTTTTCAATGTGGCTATTGCACATCAGGATTTATAATGGTTTGTCATGCTTTATCTAAAATTCATCCAGATGCAAATGATCATATTATAGAAGAATGGTTACAATCTAATATTTGCAGATGTACTGGATATGAGGAGATAAGAGATGCCATAAAATCAGTGCTAGCTAATAATTTAATCTCAAAATAATCAAATATGTTTACAGCCCTAAACATATATTTTTATAAACTTAAATATACTGTAGAGAATATATGATTTGGGAGAATAAAATGTTTAATAAAATTGAGTCAATCAAGAATTCTAAGAATTTTTTGAGAAATATAAGCATTATTATATTTTGGGGTTCACTTTGGGGAATAGTTGAAGCTACTTTGGGATATTTTCTGCACAGAATAAATTTTAGCTTTGGCTGGTGCATATGGTTTCCTATTGCTTTTTATTTTATGGATAAAATCTATAGAAAAACAGGCGAGGCTCAATGTATGCTGTATGGAGCATTTATCACTGCATCAATAAAATTAACCAATATGTTTATTGAACCAAGAATAGATAAAGTATTAAATCCTGTAATTTCTATAATATTAGAGGCTGTAGCGCTAGTAATTTTCTATAAAGTATTAGAAAAAAAGCAGAAGAAAACTAATATGATGGGTGTGGGAGTATTAAATTTATCATGGAGATGCTTATATGATATTTATTTGCTATTTATGCCGCAATCTATCTTAGCAGTATCAGTGTTAAGAGGATGGCAGCCATTTTTAAAGTTTATGATATTAGAGAGTTTAGTAAATACTATTATAATTGCCATGTATTTAATACTTAGAGAAAAGTTAATTACTAAAACAACAGAAGAAAGTAGAAGAAATTATTCCACAAGACCAGTTATATCAGCCTTAATGCTTGCACTTGCTGTTTTTATACAGCTTTATATATGATAAATATAATTACTGGAAGTATTGATTCAGGTAAAACCACTAATTTTATAGAGCTTGTTAAGATTATAGGCAGCGGAGATGGCTTTATCAGTAGAAAGGTGTATATTGACGATTGTTACATTGGACAAGAAATTATTCAATTGTCCACAGGAAAAGGTAAGTTGTGGTCAGTCATAGGAAAAAAGCCCGATGAATGGAATGAAGCATTTAATTATTATAATTATAGTTTTTCAAAAGAGGGATTAGATTTTGCGGAAAGTATAATAGTTTCTATACTCCAATCAACTAAGCAGCCTATATTTATTGATGAAATTGGACCGTTAGAACTTGAAGAAAAGGGATTTCATAGATTATTTAGTTGGTGCTTGAATTCAGAAAAAGAAATGTATGTTGTAATTAGAGAAGGTTGCATTAAAGATGTTATTAACAAGTATAATATAAAGAGTTACACAATAAGGAGAATTATAGATGGACAAACCTATCTATAGTTCTTTTTTATTGTTAATTATAGTTTTTATTAAGAGGTTTCGTATAAAAGAATGTTAGCTGGAAACACTAATGTAAAATCAAACTAACATATCTTTACTTAAAGGGATAAAATATGTAGAATACATAAGAGGTAGGATTATAATGAATATTGAAGGAATAGTGCTTGCAGCAGGATTATCAAGTAGAATGAAGAAATATAAGATGTCTTTAATGATAGGAAATAAGACTGTAATTGAAAGATGTATAGAATCCATGTATGATGTATGCTCACGAATTATAGTAGTTGGTGGTTACAACTATGATTTGATATCAGAAATATTAAAGCCATATAGAAAAGTAAAAGTAATTTTGAACTCTAACTATATGGAAGGGATGTTCAGTTCAGTAAAGACAGGACTAAAGCAAGTCACATCTGAACGCTTTTTGCTTATTCCAGGAGATTATGCTGTGATTAATAAAAGTACATACGGGCAAATTATACAATCTGAAAGTGATATAGTAAGCCCTACTTATAGGGGGGAGAATGGGCATCCTATACTTATTAAAAGCACTTACATAGATGATATTTTATATAATAAAAGTTATGAATCCTTAAGGAATTTTATAGAAGTACATAAGGTTACAAGTGTTATGGTAGAAGATCAAGGTATACTTATGGATATAGATAATATAGAGGATTATAATAAAGTAAAGCAGTATTTTTATTCACAGCTGTAAGTATGAAAAATGGATGGTAGCAAAATAACCTTTAAAGATCATTTTATTACCATCTATCTTTATTATATTAATGTTATAAGCATTAATTAGAAAATTAATCTGTGACAGTTACACGAATTAGAATTTCATCAACTACTTTTTTGGCTGGAGATACCAAATTAAAAGTTATTGTATGCTTACATTTGAAGTCGACAGCTTTAAACATGAATATGGTTATTCCTGGGGACCCTAAAAGCTCATTATATGGAACTACTTCTCTTTTTAGGAATTGTACATTATCATCCATGAAGTCACTCATATGCCAATAATAGCCTGTAGACTCTTGACTTTGAATTACAACTGAATAATATTCAGCAGGTTTTACTGTTACATCTTCTTTTGTTAATAGAAAATTAGCTGCTGCGGTATTTTTTACGCAAGATGTACTGTTTTTTATGCTGACTTTAGATTGGATATTAATCGAAGCAGCAGTTGCCGAATATTTAGCAACTGCAGTCCATCCCTCAGGCTTAATTTCTACTGGCGAATCTGTTAACACAACTTCTACTTTAGCTCCTTCAGCTAAAATATTTTCAAGTCGCGCATTTTTTGCTGGTATACCATTTACCAAAGTGCTATGTTCGACTGTAACACCAATTGTTTCGTTACTAAATGCTCCCTCAGTTGGTGTGACGACAAAAGTCCCTAGTACGGAACTGTACATAACTACTGTGTAATTGAAAGATCTGCTTACTACTCCACGTATAGTCAAACTAGGCATAATAAAATCCTCCTTTACTTATTTTGAGATTTTAATTATTGCAAGATGCAATATCTCTATAATGTAAATTTTCCAACTATACAAGATATGCTGTGAAGAAACTTTTTATGCACTTATTGTGAAAATGTAAATTTTTATATTTTATCAAAACTTCATTATGAACTTGAAGAGTGTAGTACTATGCCATATTTTTTTGACATTGTTGATTATACTCATTTGGAATATAAAGATCTATGAGAGCTGAGAGAGTTGGAAAAGTAATTTATGAGAGATTTTAAATGAAAAGAAGTTAACTCATGTATAGTGACAGTTTAGAAAGAGAAATGATACAAGACATGTTATACGAATGTGTCTTGTATCATTTTTTTATATATTTTTTAAATTTGATTTGAATCATATTTTTATAGATGAAATTCTCGTAGAATAAGCACATAGAGACGTGAGACATACAAATTTTTCTCAGGTCTATATCAAGGAGGAATGGAGAATGAATAACAATAAGATAGAAAAATTAACTGATGTTTTAGAAAGATTAAACAATGAAGGCGTGACAGAAAATCTAAGAAAAGAAGCTTTAAATATTGTTTCTAATATAAATCCAATTGAACTATCAATTGCAGAACAAAATTTAATAGAAAAAGGAATGAATCCCCATGATTTAAGACATCTTTGTGATATTCATATGGAAGTTCTAAAAGGTGAACTTGATAAGATAAAAACAAAGGTTGAGCCGGGTCATGTTATGCATACTTTTATTGCTGAACATGATAGGATACTTGAGTTTTTAACTGAGCTTGAAGAAATAAATGCTAGAATTCAAAAGCTAGGAGGTTATAACAGTGATGCTATGGAATTTGAAGAATTGCTGACTGTTATCAACAACATATTAGATGCAGAAAATCACCATCAAAGAGAAGAACAGGTATTGTTTGCAGAGATGGAGGATAGAGAAATCACAGGTCCGACAAGAATTATGAGAATGGAACATGATGATTTAAGAGCAAAGAAAAAACTATTAAAACAATTAGCAGAGCAAGTTCAACAATTAGATTTTAATGAATTTAAGGTGCAAGTAGATGAGACAGCAAAATACATTATCTTCAATTTAAGGGATCACATATTTAAAGAAAATTATATTTTATATCCTACTGCTATAGAAGCTATTAGTGATAAAGAAGTATGGGATGATATGAAAAAAAGATGTGATGAAATAGGATACTGTGGATTTACCCCTGAAACAAAATAAAAAATAAATTTATTTTATTTCGTAACAAATGTTACGGATTATATCAGAGTATTTTAGTAATATATACTCATAGCAACAAGCTAATGAAAAAAATATTTATTATTATAAGGAATAAGGAGGACATAAAATATGTCAATGTTTTGTTATCAATGTCAAGAGACTGCTGGATGTGCTGGATGTACTGTAAAAGGTGTATGTGGTAAAGATGAACATGTAGCGAAGGCTCAAGATTTATTAATATATGTAACTAAAGGATTAGCTATAGTAAGCCATGAAGGAAGAAAAGTTGGTGTTACTGACAGCAAAGTTGATAAATTTATAGTAGAAAATCTATTTACAACAATTACAAATGCTAATTTTGATAGAGATTCTATATTAGATAGAGTAAAAGAAACTTTAAATATAAGAGAAGCATTAAAGGTTAAAGTTATTAATGCTGGTGGACAAGTTGGAGATGTTAAAGTAAATGGTGGTTTCTTTAAGAAAATCTTCGGTATGCAAACTACTGAAATGATAATGCCAGATGCAGCAACTTGGACTGCTGACAATACAATAGAATTCGATAAAAAAGCTGAAAAAGTTGGAGTACTTGCAACTGAAAATGAAGATATAAGAAGTTTGAGAGAACTTATCACTTATGGATTAAAGGGAATGTCTGCTTATATGAAGCATGCTATGAACTTAGGTTATGACAACGAGGAAGTTCATGCCTTTATGGCAAAAGCTTTAGCTGCAACTTTAGATGATAGTTTAACAGCTGATAACCTGGTTGCTTTAGCATTAGAAGCAGGTAAGTTTGGTGTAGATGGTATGGCATTACTTGATAAGGCTAATACTGAAAGTTACGGACACCCTGAAATAACAACTGTTGATATTGGTGTTAGAACTAACCCAGGAATATTAATTTCAGGACATGATTTAAGAGACTTAGAAATGCTATTAGAGCAAACAGAAGGTACAGGAGTAGATGTATATACTCATGGTGAAATGCTTGCAGGACAATACTATCCAAAGTTTAAGAAGTACAAACATTTTGCAGGAAACTATGGTAATGCATGGTGGAAGCAAAAAGAAGAATTTGAAAAATTCAATGGACCAATTCTTATGACTACAAATTGTATAGTAATTCCAAAGGATTCTTATAAGAGTAGACTATTCACAACAGGGGCTACAGGAATGCCAGGCTGTGAACATATAGAAGCTAAAGCTGATGGAACTAAGGATTTCTCTAAGATAATTGCTAAGGCTAAGAAGTGTAGTGCTCCTACAGAAATAGAAAAGGGACAAATAGTTGGTGGTTTTGCTCATAATCAAGTTCTAGCATTAGCTGACAAGGTTGTAGATGCTGTTAAGACTGGCGCTATAAAGAGATTCTTTGTAATGGCTGGTTGTGACGGAAGAGCTAAATCAAGAGATTACTATACTGATTTTGCAAAAGCTTTACCACAAGATACAGTTATATTAACTGCAGGTTGTGCAAAATATAAATACAATAAGTTAAACCTAGGTGACATTGGAGGAATTCCAAGAGTATTAGATGCAGGACAATGTAATGATTCATATTCATTAGTTGTGATAGCTTTAAAACTTCAAGAAGTATTTGGTTTAGATGATGTTAATAAGTTACCTATATCATATAACATAGCATGGTACGAACAAAAAGCTGTAATAGTATTATTATCACTATTATACTTAGGAGTTAAGAACATTCACTTAGGACCAACACTTCCAGCATTCTTATCACCAAACGTTGCAAAAGTGTTAGTTGACAACTTTGGCATTGGTGGAATCACTAATGTTGAAGCTGATATGAAGATGTTCTTAGAAGCTTAATAAAATAATATCAATTATTAGTTCAAAGCTAACCACATTAGCTTAAATAATATCTCTCCCAAGCCTATATATTATATAAAATCCTAGCTATTGATAATTGGCTAGGATTTTTTCAAATTTAATTTTTAAGTAGATAAGTAAAGGAAGGAAAGTTGTATGAAAAGATATGAAGAACATAGAAATTTTTTAAAATCTAATTTTGATGAGTTTAAAAACATAAAAACTGATAAAATGAAAGGTGTACCTCAGCCAACTGGTTTTAAGAATTATGATTTATCATCAGATATTATTGAGCTGCCTAAAGTACATAAAGAAATTGTGAAGAAACTAAACATTTATGATTGTATAAATGATAGAAGAAGTACAAGATTTTATGCAGAAGAATCAATGAGTTTAGAGGAGTTATCATATTTACTATGGGCAACTCAGGGGATTGCAGGAAATAATAAAGCTGGACTTACACTTAGAACAGTTCCATGCAGTGGTGCAACACATTCTTTTGAAACTTATTTATTTATTTTAAGTGTAGAAGGAGTACAAAGTGGAGTGTATAGATATCTTCCATTTGAACATAAACTTTTGTCCATGTATAAATTAGATGAAATAGGTAATAAAATAGATGAAATCACTTTAGATCAGCCTTTCGTACCTAATTTTGCAAAGAAAGCAGCTGTGATATTTGCATGGAGTACAACACCATATCGTTCAGAGTGGAAATTTGATGTTACAGCACATAAGAAAATTTTAATAGATATTGGGCATGTATGCCAAAATCTTTACTTAGCTAGTGAATCTATTAAAGCGGGAACTTGTGCAATAGGCATATATGATCAAAAAAAGATAGATGAACTTTTGGAGCTAGATGGCGATGATGAATTCGTTATATATCTAGCAGCTGTTGGGAAAAAGAAAGAGTAAATTTACTTGATGTATATTTTAAATAGTTAGCAAAGGAGAGAGTATTATGAGCATAAAATGTGGAAACTGTTGTGATGGCTGCAGAGGAGGGCTTTGTGCCAGTAAAGTACCTATATTTGAAAATCTTAATGATGAAGAATTAGTGGAAATAGTAGACACCATCAATCATAAGGAATTTTCTAAAGGTGACAAAATTTTTTCAGAAGGAAATATAGGAAATACACTTTACTTCATAAATCAAGGACAAATAAAGCTATATAAATACACAAAAGACGGAAAGGAACAGATACTTCATGTACTTTCTGATGGAGACTTTTTTGGAGAGTTAGATCTAATAAATGCTTCAAAGTATACTTTTAATGCTAAAGCAATAGTTGATTCCAAGATATGTACTCTTACAAAAGATGAAATGAAAAATATAATAATGAAAAATCCAGAAATAGCAATGAAGGTATTGGAAACTATGGGAGAAAGATTGGCAAAGGTAGAGAACTTGGTTCAAAATCTAGCAACCAATGATGTTGATTCAAGAATGGCATATTTATTAATAGATTTAATTGAGAAATATGGCGAGCTATTAGAAAAGAATATATCTATAGAATTGCCACTATCCAGAGAAGAAATGGCCAACTACATAGGAGTCACAAGAGAAACTATAAGTAGAAAGTTAAAGAAGTTTGAAGATGAAAAGCTTATAAAGATTATTGGCACTAAAAAGATAGTAATTTTAGATGAAGAAGGATTGAGAGATTATATTTAAAGAAAATTATTATTAATTAATAAAAATTCTATAGAAAAGTAACTGAAGGTAGTTTAAAATAATACTATACTTTATTTTTGAAGGCGGTGTTGTTTTATGGAAAGCAATGAAAACAAATTTGGTTTGCTAGAAAAAATGCCAGTGTTATTTGTAGGGCATGGTTCCCCTATGAATGCAATTGAAGATAATATGTATTCTATGAATTGGGAGAAAGTTGCACGTAAGATTCCAAAGCCTAAAGCAATACTTTCAATTTCAGCGCATTGGTATACTAATGGCACCAGAATGACAGATGCAAAGCATCCTAAAATGGTTTATGATATGTATGGATTTCCTGATGAATTATACCAGATAGTGTATAAATCAGATGGAGCACCAGAGTTAGCTCATCTTACAGGAAAATTAATTAGTAGAGATGTTAAAATAGACAATAGTTGGGGATACGACCATGGTACTTGGTCAATACTTAATAGAATGTATCCCGAAGCAGATATTCCAGTGTATCAACTTAGTATAGATAGCACTGCTGATGCTGAGGTTTGTTTTCAGATAGGAAAACAGATAAGCAGTTTAAGAGAAAAAGGAGTATTGATATTGGCTAGTGGGAATGTTGTTCATAACCTTTCTGCAATTAATTGGGATATGGATGGTGGCTATGATTGGGCAGAAGAATTTGATAATTATATCAAAGATAAAATAGTTAGTAGACAGTTTCAGGATATTATTAACTATAGAAATGCAGGAAAGAGTGCAAGTTTAGCTGTACCTACGCCAGATCATTTCTATCCACTAGTTTATATATTAGGAACATTAACAGATAATGATAAAGTTGAAATATTTAATGATTGCTGTGAACTAGGATCATTATCAATGACAAGTTACTTATTTAATTAATATATTGAAAAAGCTCTTGAGTGAAGTATTCACTTAAGAGTTTTTTTATCTTTATTTTTGATTTTATAGCTAAGAAGTAAAAAAATTGTAGTTAGATGAAAATAAATATATTGATTTCAATATATGGAAATGATATAATGAGTATCAAAGTGATAGTGGCACTATCACTTGCTTAAATAATGAATCTATTGCGAGTATTATTAATTATGTAATATGCTTGCTAGGAGAGGATGAGTTGTATGGAAAAAACATATCGTTTTGATTGGGAAAACCCAAAAGTAATTGGTAAGAATAAAGAAATGGCGCATGCAATTATGATGCCATATGACAGTATAGAAGATTTTTATAAACATGAAGAATCTCAATATAAAGTGAGCTTAAATGGCAAATGGGATTTTAAATGGTATAGAGGGAATCATGAAAAACCTGATGACTTTCTTGTAAACGATTTTAACAAGGGCTGGGAAAAAATAAATGTACCTGGGATATGGCAATTAAATGGTTATGGGAAGCCTTACTATTTGGCATTTGCATATCCACCTGCATTAAGTACAAAAAAATCACAGATACCATCTATTGATCATGAACAAAATGAATTTGGATATTATAAGCATAGTTTTACATTGCCTCAGAATTTTAAGGATAGAAAAACTTTTATACATTTTGGAGCAGTAAAGTCTGCATTTTATCTTTATATCAATGGTAAAGAAGTTGGGTACTCACAAGGGTCAATGACTCCAGCAGAGTTTGATATTACAGATTATGTGCATAGTGGTGAAAACTTGATTTCTGTATTTGTAATTAGATATTCAGATGGCACTTACTTAGAAGATCAAGATATGTGGTTTTTTAGCGGAATCTACAGAGCTGTATATATTTATAGTGAAGCACTAGTGTATGCAGCAGATATTTTTGCAAGATCAACTTTTGATGAAAAATATGAGGATTGTGAGTTACTCATAGATACATTAATAAGTAATAAAACAAATAGCAATGAACTTATAAAGGTTAATGTGATTTTATCTGAGTATACACATTTTAACGCTTTGCATATTTTGGATTCTGAAGTGGTGTTAAGTGCGAAATCTCAGCAAACATTGAAATTTAAGGAACATATAAAAAAGCCAAGAAAATGGAGTGCGGATGAACCTAATTTATATCGCATTTTCATAGTTTTAAAGGACAGAGAGAATAAAGTTATTGGAGTTAAAACTATAACTTTTGGATTTAAAACTGTAGAAATCAAAAATGAAAAGATTTTAATTAATGGTGTTCCGTTATTAATTAGAGGGGTAAACCGTCATGATTATGATCCTGACTATGGATGGGCAGTTCCTCGTGAAAGATATCATCAAGATTTAAAGATTATGAAACAAAATAATATTAATGCAATAAGGACAAGTCATTATCCAAATGATCCTTATTTATATGAATTGTGCAATATTTATGGAATTTACGTTATGGATGAAGCTGATATGGAAACTCATGCTGTACGTAGAAAGAATGTACCTGGAGACAATCCTCTTTGGACAAAGGCTGTAGTTGATCGTATGGAACGTATGGTTCTTCGTGATAGAAACCATCCTTGCATATTTATGTGGTCTTTAGGAAATGAAGCTGGATATGGTTCTAACTTTCAAAAGATGAAGGACGCTGCACTTAAATTAGATGATACAAGATCATTCCATTATGAAGGTGATTATGACATAAGTGTAAGTGATGTTTTATCTAGAATGTATCCAACTGTTGAAATATTAGAGACTTTAGGGAAACATGAAGAGGTTAAGATATCTGCTTTTGATAATTTACTAAATAAGCTTACTGCTGATAACAAGCCAGTAAAACCTCATCAATATGCAGGAAAGCCAGTAGTTGTATGTGAATATGCTCATGCTATGG comes from Clostridium sp. TW13 and encodes:
- a CDS encoding glycoside hydrolase family 2 TIM barrel-domain containing protein, encoding MEKTYRFDWENPKVIGKNKEMAHAIMMPYDSIEDFYKHEESQYKVSLNGKWDFKWYRGNHEKPDDFLVNDFNKGWEKINVPGIWQLNGYGKPYYLAFAYPPALSTKKSQIPSIDHEQNEFGYYKHSFTLPQNFKDRKTFIHFGAVKSAFYLYINGKEVGYSQGSMTPAEFDITDYVHSGENLISVFVIRYSDGTYLEDQDMWFFSGIYRAVYIYSEALVYAADIFARSTFDEKYEDCELLIDTLISNKTNSNELIKVNVILSEYTHFNALHILDSEVVLSAKSQQTLKFKEHIKKPRKWSADEPNLYRIFIVLKDRENKVIGVKTITFGFKTVEIKNEKILINGVPLLIRGVNRHDYDPDYGWAVPRERYHQDLKIMKQNNINAIRTSHYPNDPYLYELCNIYGIYVMDEADMETHAVRRKNVPGDNPLWTKAVVDRMERMVLRDRNHPCIFMWSLGNEAGYGSNFQKMKDAALKLDDTRSFHYEGDYDISVSDVLSRMYPTVEILETLGKHEEVKISAFDNLLNKLTADNKPVKPHQYAGKPVVVCEYAHAMENSLGNFQEYMDVFEKYDNMAGGFIWDFVDQAIHVKSEDGTDKWLYGGDFGEEKTHRYFCANGIVFADRTPHPSLYEVKKVYSEIKVKLKHFSIKNNPQAELLIDNQYMFRNLSMYKIEWDLLEDGVSIAKETVENIDIEPLRKKELKIDLPSVNVEDEAEYHLLVSFKLKEDTIWADKDYEIAWEEFKLKPAKKKALHLKVVEKVKVSEKKDVVTLKNKNFTMKISKENGGIQSLNYGYGELLDGTMLPNFWRVPTDNDMGFANFEPRVEKFVFRREWLKATENIKVKDIKVYENDTDVRVLVKYKVSYCKGDMITEYFIDGKGNIKVSANILPKKDMYRIGYSMKLPNKYDKFTWFGKGPHENYCDRNTGAKIKVHTAKIDELIHNYMRPQENGNHTEVRFVNIMNAQGRGIHIESSDENLLNFSAWPYSQSDLEKANHIHELPRRDFITLNIDHMQCGVGGDLPGMAGLHQPYIIHKNKQYKYEFTISNIES